One segment of Candidatus Neomarinimicrobiota bacterium DNA contains the following:
- a CDS encoding methyltransferase domain-containing protein has protein sequence MKTLFLILIFTFLCSGCASFKKFGYEGFNRDKWQHPDKVIESLKISPGDYVTDLGAGGGYFTFKFADVVGDNGKVFAVDVDEDMTEFLRAEAVKQGFAKVEVILGEFGDPLLPDSVSNIIFMCNTYHHIQGRVDYFSRLKADLQSEGRVAVVELRPGGWIGRLFGSHWTKKEAIISEMEAAGYSLIADHDYLPKQHFVVFSMMREIP, from the coding sequence ATGAAAACACTTTTCTTAATCCTGATTTTCACATTTCTATGTTCCGGCTGTGCCAGTTTCAAGAAGTTTGGTTATGAAGGCTTCAACAGGGACAAATGGCAGCACCCGGACAAAGTGATCGAGTCCCTGAAGATCAGTCCCGGTGATTATGTGACTGACCTTGGCGCAGGCGGTGGATATTTCACCTTCAAGTTTGCGGATGTAGTTGGAGATAATGGAAAAGTTTTTGCCGTAGACGTAGATGAGGACATGACTGAGTTCTTGAGAGCGGAGGCGGTCAAACAAGGATTCGCCAAGGTGGAAGTCATTCTTGGCGAATTTGGAGATCCACTCTTACCTGACTCCGTTTCTAACATAATCTTCATGTGTAACACCTATCATCACATCCAGGGCAGGGTGGACTACTTTTCACGATTGAAAGCCGATCTTCAATCTGAAGGACGTGTGGCGGTTGTGGAACTCAGACCGGGCGGATGGATAGGCAGACTCTTTGGAAGTCACTGGACCAAAAAGGAAGCAATCATCAGTGAGATGGAAGCTGCGGGCTACTCTCTAATTGCCGACCACGACTATCTTCCCAAGCAGCACTTTGTTGTTTTTTCCATGATGAGAGAGATACCCTAG